In the Lepidochelys kempii isolate rLepKem1 chromosome 4, rLepKem1.hap2, whole genome shotgun sequence genome, cccattcaaccccctgccctctgactgccctgactcctatccacgcccccaccccctgaccaccaccccgaactcccctgccctctattcaacccctcccccctgcccccttctgcgctgcctggagcgccAGTGGCTGGTGGCACTACAGCTgcgccacccggctggagccagccacccaGCGCGCAGCACCGAGCACCGGgccaggccgggctctgcagctgcgctgccccaggagctcgcagcccgccgcccagagcattgcaccagcagcgcagtgagctgaggctgcgggggagggggaacagccgGGGGCGAGCCTCTGGGGCCAGGAGCCGGGctggagggtcctgcgggccggatgtggtccgcgggccgtagtttgcccacctctgctctagacccTGAGTTGCAGCCATATGTTTTCTGGCTAATGAGTCTGAACCCCTTGTGGAATAACAATGCCAGTCCTTCAGCTGGCTAGAGCAGCATTTCTGAAACTGGGGTCCACGGGTCGCGCTGAGaaactgctccccctccctcccaggtgcGCCTCCAGCACGCTGGGGAACAGGCTTACCTATCCTGACTCCCCGATGCGGCgggcacgtccctgcagcctctggggcGGGGGCCAGAGGGGTCTCCATGCACTGTCCCCACCCTgagtgctgactctgcagctcccactggccaggaactgaggccaataggagctgccggggcagtgcctgcggacaggggcagcacacggagaccccctggcctcctgcctaggagccgcagcgagagggatgtgctggtcgctTTTGGGAGCGACCCGAGGTAAGTGCCGCACGCCTCAGCCCCTCCTATactccaaccccagcccagagccctcacccaaactccctcccagagcccgcaccccctcctgcaccccaccctggtgaaagtgagtgagggtgggggagagggagcgacggagggaggggggatggagtgagcatgGAGCTGGGACTCGGAGaaagggtggggcggggcagggccccagggaaggagcagggcaAGGGCTGAGCCGGGAGGCTTGGGGGTccccaaaaaaatttaaatcaaaatgggggtcctgtTTGCTaaattttgagaaccactgggctagagggatGCTGTTGAACAATGAAGGGTACTCCTCTTCCCACACTCCCTTTGGTCCTGCAAACTAAAAGTGCAAGTATGCTTCCTGCACGCCCACTACCAGCTTGAAGATCAAGAAACCAATAATCAGAACAATCCAAATGTTTAAGTGACCTTATGCAGTGAAATGGATACATCATCACTGATTCTGCAGAATGACATTCTGGGTTTAAACAATCTCCATCCACGTTTTAATAACTATACTCTTGAAAAAAAGATGTTTTCCCTACTTGGCGCAGGGAGTTCTGCAGCTTCTTGATCCTTCAATCAATAAAGAAATGTAAGGTTCCAAAGTGACTGAAGCATCATGACTGAGCACCATCTCTGGTCCTTCAAACCTGTTCTTCCATGTATTCTTCTGTGACGGAATGCACTCCTGTAGTCACACCCTACATATCATTGTAAATAATCTTTATACAAAATATGCTTTGtcaggtatcatttgaaaactagtaactcactggtcaataatatcatggtgatgTGTGTGTAGACATATTACatataaagttatgaacataaaactgaaattatgactgaaatgtgtttaccagacaactCTGGGAAGggggtaaacctgtttctcaaagacaaaggataaGCTGacgcctctagccaggtgtctTCAAAGCTGATTGGCAATCAcaagtcaagtggccattctttggcaatggAGCGGGCAGGAACAGATCTAGCTGCATTTTAACCAACAACATAGAACCTTTTTCATCACAACACTCTCTATCCTCACAGTGGgaagaactttatctaggggtaactcTCAGGAAAATGCACTTCTCAAGGGTAACTGGATTATAAGAGGGAGGGGCAAAATCACCCcatgatttctctctctcccttgctctctttcacctaagagacaaaagaaccagcctttggactttgggaaAGGTTATGACCTGAGAAACTGGTTAGCCCTGTTGCTaggaacatgtggtaaggattttaccttgaaccactTGAATCCactggtgtggattgtaccccagaatgtgacacctTCCCATGGTGTTCTCCACTCCAATGAATTCACCACATCTTCCTGTACCTGAATTGTTCAGTGCCTTGTCTGCATTAGATTCTATATTcatggaggaaggggggagtgggtgaggggggaCGAGAGGGAGGGAAATGAACATACCATGGGCAGGGCTGTTTTTGGCTGCCATTTTAGATAGTGCCTTGTACATTTATTGCCCTTGCACTAGTGCAGAATAGTAACTGTATGCTGATAAGAACTATGAAAGTTATAAGTATGCTTCAAACTGCTGGACTCAATCCTGTTCAAACAGCCCTAAAATAAAGTGAAGAACAGGTCTCAGTTCTTTCATAGCCCTGTACAATGCTGCTTGACATGAATGCAACAAGGCAGCACTGTAAAGAAGCTGAAAGCACAGAGCTCAGAGAGACAACCCCACTAAGGCCCATGAGCGTTGTATTAGCTTAAAAATGCAAGAGTAACTAGAACAAATGACATACAGAAGGTCCTCTTTCAGCAGGTATAGTTCTCTTTTCACTGATGCACTTAGTTTGGATTCCTAGCAGGGACAAGATATGATAATTTTGTGCCTGAGAAGAAACAGGATAATGCTTATCACTTTCTACCTGCAGTTCCAGGAGACTAAAACACATtgctattccacagttccctcAACTCTCCCAGAAAAGCAATTTACCTCCTGAATAATAAGGGAAATTGACTGGACCAATAAATGACAACTCAtcatgttattattattattattattttttacaagGCTTTGAATTGTAGAGCTATTATTTGACTAGACCATATGGGCCCCTAGACCATATGGGGAAGGGAAATCTAGGGTTACAATTTAAACTAGAGCATCTGGACAGGTATGCATGAAGGTGCTTCTACAGAATTGAAAACAAGCTACTGCAGACTGGTGGCACACGTGAGTAATTGATTTACATGTGtgtctcagaaaaaaaaaaaaaaaaaaaagaggttataTGCTGTTTTCCATATTTCTCAATACCTCATTAAGTGCACACATCCGTGCTATGGAGCCAATGTTATTGGTGATGGTTATTAAAGTTGCTCTTGCCAGGTCCTCTTTACTGACAGACTCTCTCTTCTCCTTGCTCATCATATTCCCAAAGCTGTGCAGAAAATTATAGAGTTAAGTGTCCATTTACAGAAAACTATGCAGTATCAGAACGCATGTAGCAATGTCGCAATTCCAAAATGAATGCACAATACCATTTTTAATGGAATTATGTAAAATTCAAATCATGTAGTTACAGCCTCTATTACGTAAACCCAGTAACAATGAATCACAATTAATGTTGGTCTAAAATAGACTTATGTTATTGTGATGGggtataaaccccacactggtaCTGAGAGGGTTAACAAGAGCCTGAGAGCTCAATTCAAGATTAACTAGGTGAATTAGGAGGTCCACTGGAAACGAGTCAGGTTTCCTTAAAAGGACAGAGAAAGATCAGTTAGAAAGAGACCCAGAATGGGAGACTGGTCCAACTGAAGTGAAGCAAGAGAATCAGGAAAAACCACagaaggagaggtttcagagaggtagccatgttagtctgtatcagcaaaaagaacgaggagtacttgtggcaccttagagacaaacaaatttgagcataagctttcgtgggctaaaacccacttcactggatgcatgcagtggaaaatacagcaggaagattacacacacacacacacacacacacacagaacatgaaaaaatgggtgttgccatacacactataacgagagacATCAATTAAGGTgtgctattaacagcaggagaaaaaaaccttttgtagtgataatcaggatggcccatttccaacagttgacaagaaggtgtgtgtAACAGTagagggggaaatagttttttactttgtgtaatgacccatccactcccagtctttattcaagactaatttaatggtgtccagtttgcaaattaattccaattcagcagtttctcattggagtctgtttttgaagtttttttgttgtaatattgtgacttttaggtctgtaatcaagtgaccagggagactgaagtgttctccgactggtttttgagaGTTAGCTCCTATGGTGGATTTCAAAACAGACAAGACTCCAGGAGGAAGTCCTTGGGTGTTGGTGTTCATTTGAGGAGCACAGTATTGGGGCAGACTGGGAAGGACTAAAGTTCAAGTCTGGGAAGGGCAGAAATGGTTTACGTTTGTCCTTTTGGTTTGGGATTTGTTGGACAATTCCAGGGGCCACAGCCCTGAAGGAAGGGTGAAGTCCAAGACCTCAGGGATCCCGAGAGGAACATAGGTGAACAGGGAGCCCAGGAACTGACTTGTGGGGAGGCCTGTAGATGTCCAAGGTAAGAAGTAGCCCAGGGTGGAAGAATGGGGCTTGAGTAGACAGACCTTGCCTGCTTAATGCAGCGTCCCTAGAATGGAACCCAGAGAAGAGGAAAGGCCTGGATTCCCCTTCTGACCACCAGAAAAAGTAGTGCAAAGACCCCAGAGACCAGGGAGTGGAAGGACTACTGAGTCAGAACTTGAGGTCATGGGACTATTGTTTGTTGGACTTTTAGTGCCACTCCTTCCAGGGTAACCAAAAGTTACATGAGTTACAAGAGGTAGCACACCAATGCAGGGCTGGAGAGGTTGTCAGTAGGGTGTGCTAGAGAGGAGAGCCTACTATGCTATGCCCAGCCATGGGGGTGCATGAATGGTGAGTTTACTCTCCACAGTGCCAGTTCTACAAAAAAAAACTAGAGGTGCTAAAAATATACCCTTGCTGCCCCAGTTTTTCATTCAGGCACATTATATGCATCCTCAAAAACCCAAGGTATATCCTTACCTGGATGCTACAGCCCAGCCTGGCAGTCCAAATCTCTCATAATCCCCTCCATAGATGTCCCGCACCAGTTTATCCACTTTCGTGCTGTCTCCAAGGGATGCCATTTCAAGAGCCTCTTCAAAGGTGGAGCAGCCAGTAAGAagacagcagagaccaaaaaatgTTCCTCCTCCAAgactaataaaacaaaacagaatcgaTATTTTCTACCTCTCACTttgaggagagggagaaaaaagggcttgtttttgttttttaattaagttaTGTAGCTAAACTCCTCTGAATACCAAAAATTAGCTGTGCTGCCCAAGCATTTTTTCATTTCCTTCTCATTGGAAATCTAGAAAGAGTAATTAGATTTATGTCTCCTTTCTTACCACATTTAAATCTGCCTCCTTCGGGTAACTTCACAGCCCACAGATAAACCCACAGCTTAGCATCCTTCCCCAGAGTTACTGCTTAAACGAGAAGTGGGTTTTCTCCGCTTACAATATTCATGACACAGTGTTGAACAAACAGCTGTGTACAATGTAAGATGTCaacctgcaatgagctccatgaATCTGCAGGTATGCCCATATGGAATTCACTGCAGAAATTGGGTCTAATTGTTCAAAGCCTGGAAAAAGTACGTTCTGCTGAATAATTGCATACACATGCTGGCAAAGATGTATAACAAAACTGTCCTTCCTGAGGTGCACTGTGCAATCCTTGTCTGTACTTTTTTTGTAAACAACAATATTCCTTAAGTCCACGAAAGTTCACATGCACAGATCTCTTTGGCTCTGCTGTACAATAGGTGGCTATATTATTCTTTCAGACCTGACTAGAACTGTGAACACCATCCCATCATTCATAAAGGGCAGAACATCTTTTAAAAGAAGTTAGAATCCAAACCCTGAATACTGGAATTAAAGTGATCACATTAAAAATTCATCTATTTGAGCATACCTGGGTTGTTTCCAAAATATGATTTACACTCctctgatgaaaaaaaaaaattagtttcttGCAGTAGCAGACAGGTGACCAGGTCAAGAACTGGCCTTTCTGAAGAGGCGGACTGTGGTAAGTAGAAGATTGTGAAATGCCATCCAGACCACAAAAAAGACCTTTGCTTACTGGGGGTGGGAATGAGGAGGTACTATATTATGGTGAAACAAAGTTCTGTCAGATAAGAGTCATTTTTAAAGCAACTTGTCCATGAAGATGTGATCTATCTTTTACCACGAGTAAATTCCAAGCTCCAAGACTATGCTCTTAAACAGGGGTTCTCACACTGGGGGTCGGGATctctcagggggtcacaaggttattacatgggggggcggtcaggagctGTTAGcttccaccccaagccccgctttgcctccagcatttatattagtgttataaattaaaaacaattttttatatatttaaggggggggggggtcgcactccaaggcttgctatgtgaaaggagtcaccactACAaatgagaaccactgctcttaAAGGTAATCACATTATTTATAGATCTTACCTGGTCCCAGTTACCCGCTTATAATTGTCTTTGGAATACACAGCCAAGATGCTGACCCCTGAGCCAATGTTCACCAAGAGGAGAGGATATGGATTCTCCAAGTTGAATGGGAGCTTCTGACATTTTTGAGAATCAGTTGGGTTTTCAAAGTAGTAGCACTCTGAATGTCCATTGAATCCAACTGAGTCAATGTACAAAACACCTTTAATAAGGCAGTCAAGTTCATCTAGTTTGCGAAGTTGAAGGTCACCCATCTgttaaaggaaataaaattatgaaagagCTGAAGAGATCTAATGTTTTTATACTCAGGGCTAGAAAAATGCACTCACCAGTGCATTCAGTACCCCTCCTTGCTCTGAATTGTGGCAGAAGGAGTGGAGTACAGATCACAAGAGAGTTCCTGCTCTCCCACATATATCTGTATTGTGCGGAGTGGAATGCTCCCTGTGCTATTTAAGTTTAGTGCTTGACAATTTGTAACGAGGTTTATGCACATCCTCACCCCATTGGGTAGGAAGTAATAGAAGTCCTGAGCAAAtgccaatggaaagattccccctAACTTCAAtggggttttggatcaggcccagagtgccACACAACATCTGGAAAAGTTAAGGGGTCAAGGGTAAAAGAGAAAATGCTGACTTCCTCACTAAAGCCAGGAGAGAGCAGCATGATAATCTTTTCATTGCACCAAACCCCCATACAGTTCGGCTGTGTGATAAATATATTGTAGAACCTGGGCTTGAAAAAGTTAACATACAATCAAGCTATAAATATATTATCTACACATATATTCCGCTTATAATGAAACACACCTTCTTATGATGAATCTAGACCAGCAAGTCACTTGCAGTTAATTTACCACTTAATTCAACAGAATCTTAACCAAATCACAGCAATATAAGTTATAAATGAACCTTAATCAACCAGGCAAGTACGAAACAAATATTAAGTTCATGAATAGacagcaatggaaaaaataaagttAAGGTAGGTAGCAGAGCTGACTTAATTCTAATGACTATTCAAGTCTTGTAAAGGCATATTTCatggaaattaaaatgaataattctgGAGTCACAGCAAAGCTGCACAATCTTAAAATAGTAAGTATCTGTGTTTACAGAGATGGGCTTATTTCTAGCTCATATTAAACTTGAGCTCAATTTAGGACACTAGACTTTTCAGAGGCTAAGTCAGAGACTGAAATTACTTTCAGCCTTTATCTTACAATCTTTCAAGTTACATGAGACTTCACTACCGTATCCTAAGTGTATAGAAACCAAAAATGCATACTGTGCGAAAGTCCTGCTCAAATTTGTAAGCTCCACCTCCCGTTGCACATAAGGTAGTGTGGAGACTTGAGAAGTGTTTTTCGCTGCCCATTTGAATAAAAGCAGGCATGTCATGAGTAGGAAAGCGTATAAAGTGCAGATTGCCTTTACGTCCACACAGGGTAAGGTCCTTTAGTTCCAGGTGCACATCCCGAATGCCTGTAGATCCATAGGCTACATTTGAGGTCAGGTATTTTCGGATACTTTTAAGATtttccacttcctcctcctcctcctcagcagtGATGTCTTTTGGTTCAAAATAAACAAGCTTGACCAAGGTCCCGCCAACATCCAAGCCAAACCAAGGAAAGActaagatgaaaaaaaaaacaaaacaacacataCTATGTCTTAATTTCTGCAGAACAAAGATGTTAAATTGTACAGAGAACCAATTTGTTAATAAACAATTTCATGCCATGCAGTTTCCAAAAAATTCCACAAAATGCCTATGAATCGCTAGACCTACCTTCACAGTCCCAGTAACCATCCCAAACTCACCAAGAAATCTTATCTATAGTCAGGAACTCagatatgctctgaggagaaagtccagggtacacaccttaacacacttaaaaatgccttcaccaaacaagcaCACtctaccagagaagtagattgtatcatggaacaggccactcAAATACCCCAAGACAACCCGCTTGGAGACAAAACCCCCTCCATCCGCATACCCGTAGTCATCACCGATCACATAATATTGGAACCTATACAgagtatcattaaacaattacgatccatacttagaatcatagaaccatagagtcAGAAGAGACCACAAGAATCGTCTAGTCTAACCCTGTGCCAAAATATCTGATGGGGAccatatcctgaaagaaatctttcctgaactccttcttctggccttcaaacaaccccccaacctcatcatcagaagcaagctccccacaggcCAGGACACAccacctcaaagcagcaccagaaaaACAGGTGTAAAATTagtagacatatctccactgccaCAATGATCCACACACCCCCAccatacctttcaagatccatggatcctacacatgcctatcacaaaaCGTGgtgtgcctcattcagtgcattaaatgccctaataattatgtgggtgaaacaagacaatcactacacaaagggcctgtctacacctgaaatgctacagcagcattgCTGTagagtgtcagtgtagacaccacctatgctgatgggaggggttctcccatcagagTAGGACTGTCAGCAGTCTACCTCCCTGAGCAGCGGTAGCTAGTGcatggaagaattcttcattcaacctagtgctgtctacactggaggttaggttggcttaactacgccccccaggagtgtggatttttcatatccgagtgatgtagttacactgacttaattttctagtgtagaccaggccaaaaacaccgtatcacctgtgagtgaacacttttcacaaagcactCTATATCTGACTTCTCAGTTCTCATCCTAAAAGGAAACCTGCAagagatgagcctgggagcttaaattcataactgttAGATACTAAAAATCGTGGACTGAATAGAAACacttggatttatggcttattacaacaatcaaCAACAGACTGgctctcagctttttttttttttttttttttttcttttctcctttccccctaTGACTGaagaggtgttaactggccacttcaccttgaatggtctcttgaaatgtgttaactacttatgttaaacaagctgttctaccttgtatttagcgGTGACaccgagggtatgtctacactggccgAGTTACATCGCCGGCACTTACAGCGCCACTCAGAGAGTACTGAAGGGAAACCGCttttgtgtgttcacactgtcagctgcctgcgcaatagcgtgttcgCACTCGCGGCAtttgcagcggtattcggagcggtgcactctgggcagctatcccacagagaatctattcctcttcccctgctaagagttgtgggaaagCAGAGGGGGTCACgcggcatcctgggtcctgtcccaatgtcccgtgatgcattactttgcatcccagcaatctctgtgcttctgtctgcatttggcaccatctttcaatggtttgtgtactgcatgctctgcctctttggtttgcaggaatggatcccgcactggtgaccaatatgctgctcgctctcactaacgtgtcacgagtggcagtggaggtattccttaaactacaaaggcaagaggagtgcgacattgatctcaccaggcatagtagctacgacacgagattggTTGTGGCATTCAGAGAGGTGCCGATTATAGTGGAAAGCCACTTTTGggttcgggaaacaagcactgagtggcgggatcacattgtcatgcatgtctgggatgatgagcactGGCTgtagaactttcggatgaggaacgCCACATTCATAAGactgtgaggagctcgccccagccctgcggcacaaggacatgagaaggagagctgccctgccactggAGAAGCGCGCGGTGATTGCACtatggaagctggctactccagactgctacccaTCAGTCACTAACCAGTGCGGAGTGCGAAAGTTGACTGTTGGACGCATGTTGAtagaagtgtgcagggccattaatcgcatgctgctctgaaagaccgtgactctgggcaagtgcATGACATTGTCGATGGCTTTgtacaaatgggcttccctaactgcaggggggcgatagatggcaggcatattccaattctggcaccagaccacctagcacattaattggaaggggtgTTTCTAgcggttctccaggcgcttgtggataaCCGtgagcatttcacagacattaacgcagacttgtccggaaaggtgcatgacgcatgcatcttttggaacactggcctgttcaggaagttGCAAGCGGGGACactcttcccagaccagaagatcaccgtaggggaagtcgaaatgcccattgtgatcctgggagaccctgcttaccccttaatgctgtggcttatgaagccatagaCGGGGTactttgacagcagcaaggagcagttcaacaggctgagcaagtgcagaatgactgttgactGTGCATTTGACCATTTAAAGGCCTACTGGCACTGCCTATATtggaggctggacctggctgctgacaatattcctatgcttatagccgcatgctgtacgctccataatatttgtgaagggaagggtgaaagcttcactcagggctggaccactgaggctcaacacctggaggctgaatttcaacagccagagaccagggctattagacaGACGCAGCGCAGGACCACAAGCATCAGgaatgctttgaggcagcaatttgaagctgaaagccactaatatgtgttgctatgctcgggagggCAGTGCTTGTAATTCTAGGAGATGATTGTGATTGGTACAGACGATGCACTATGAagatttaagaaaattgcctgttgctttgcgaggctctgtttgctttcaattaatgaaataaagattgctttcaaaccaaaacaattcttttattaaaaaacaacaaccggaggagagagagaaacaaaaaaaaatacatcagcaTTGAGGAGGATGGGGAacgggagggtcccaggaggaggtggggtcctgggacagTTAAAGATTGGTGTATGTTTAGGTATcctatccaaccttctcctttggagcaCAGTGCAGCAGGTACTGCACTGCAGCAGGATTAAACTGCAGAGGgccgggtgttgagtgcagtgggtactggagTCCCCAATGTTGGACTATgacgggggaggagtggaatgacGCGGGTACAGattggagccaggaggttgataactGTGTGTTGGTTGGGTCTGGGGGGCACATAGGAAAAAGTTttgcgacagcagctgcaggggagggcaggtgggtgcagagctgctcagtttgcagtgctagtagcacctggagcgtgtccacttggcgctccataatgtttaagagctgctccgtggcttcattctggcgcgccatgttctcctttcagtccctcttcttgctgtcctgccactccttcaattcttgtttttcggctgcggagtgcatcatgacatcatgcagaaagtcctctttagttctt is a window encoding:
- the PANK2 gene encoding pantothenate kinase 2, mitochondrial isoform X2; this translates as MGDLQLRKLDELDCLIKGVLYIDSVGFNGHSECYYFENPTDSQKCQKLPFNLENPYPLLLVNIGSGVSILAVYSKDNYKRVTGTSLGGGTFFGLCCLLTGCSTFEEALEMASLGDSTKVDKLVRDIYGGDYERFGLPGWAVASSFGNMMSKEKRESVSKEDLARATLITITNNIGSIARMCALNENINRVVFVGNFLRINTISMRLLAYALDYWSKGQLKALFLEHEGYFGAVGAFLELLNST
- the PANK2 gene encoding pantothenate kinase 2, mitochondrial isoform X1 — its product is MEPLQNGGGSAEAASTTSGPEEKRRREPVLSRRRRSNSGAGADADSGAGAHPRERGGSVTRQRLDSLRKSRPLFPWFGLDVGGTLVKLVYFEPKDITAEEEEEEVENLKSIRKYLTSNVAYGSTGIRDVHLELKDLTLCGRKGNLHFIRFPTHDMPAFIQMGSEKHFSSLHTTLCATGGGAYKFEQDFRTMGDLQLRKLDELDCLIKGVLYIDSVGFNGHSECYYFENPTDSQKCQKLPFNLENPYPLLLVNIGSGVSILAVYSKDNYKRVTGTSLGGGTFFGLCCLLTGCSTFEEALEMASLGDSTKVDKLVRDIYGGDYERFGLPGWAVASSFGNMMSKEKRESVSKEDLARATLITITNNIGSIARMCALNENINRVVFVGNFLRINTISMRLLAYALDYWSKGQLKALFLEHEGYFGAVGAFLELLNST